The Methylocaldum marinum genome includes the window CGTGCTTCTGAGCACCGGACTGAGCGTGGAACAGTCGCTGCGCTCGCTGGTGGTCGACACCCTCGCGCTCCTGCCCGATCTGGCCGTCGAGCTGCGCACGCTATTGCAGCGGATCGACATCGGCGAGGATATCGGCTTGGCCATGCGCGACATGGCCAATGGCATGGATATTCCGGAATTGACCGATCTTTCGATGATATTGGAGCAGACCTGGCGCATGGGCGGAAACGTCACGAAATCCTTGAGCGATTTGTCGACCCTGATCGACGAACGCAGGCACACCGGCTTGAAAGAAAAGGTATCCAAGCTTTCCGGCCAGATGACGATCGTCATGATGGTCTTTTTGTTTCCGGCGCTGCTGGTGTTTCTGGCGGCTCCGGGTTTCCTCGCCATTGCCAGGAGCATGAAGCATGCGCTGGGTTAGAACGCCGGGACTGGCTGCCGGCGCGGTCTTGATCGCCGGCTGCAACCTGTTGCCGCGGGTCTCGGCCCCGGACAATTTCGGCGGATTTGCGCCCGCCGCGGCCGAGGCTGCGCGCGGAGAAGCGCCGTTTACGCCGCCCACGGCCTGCGGCGGAAACTTGTCCCCGGAACAGCGCATGTACCTGGAACTGGTACAGGAAATGGTGAAGCAGGGCCAGAATTACGCGGCCCTGGCCCATCTCGACCAACTCGAAAAGAAAGCGTCGCCGGCGCCGCAAAATGTCTATCTTCGCGCCGAGGCGCTGCGCGGCATCGGGCAGCCGGAACCGGCCGGAAAGCTGTACCGTTCGTTGCTGGACGGATGCATGGCGGGCCACAGTCTGCACGGACTCGGGCTGCTGGCGGCCGATGCCGGACACTGGGCGGAGGCCCACGACTATCTTCTCCGGGCCAGCCGCGAGAGACCCGCCAGCGCCGACGTGCACAACGATTTGGGCATGGTATTGCTCCTGACCGGCCGGCGGAATGATGCCCGGAGGGAATTTCTCACCGCCGCGGAGCTGGATAGGAAAAACCCCCTGCCGGTGGAAAATCTGATCGTGCTGCTGCTGCTGGAAGGCGATCCGCGCGAGGCGAAACGCCTGGCGGAGCACCGGAAGCTCACGGACAAGGATGTGGAGCGGCTGGGCGAACGCGCCCGGCGCCTGGCGGAACGAACCAACACCGGGGGAGCCGCCGCGTCCCTTTCATCATCCCCGCTGGAGTAGAAACCATGCGCTGCATTCTTTTCGCATTCCCGGTCCTGGCCGCACTTCGCGCCACATCGGCAGTGGCGGATTCCGCTCCGGTCGAAATCTACCCGCTGGAAACGCCCTCTGCCGAGCCGTCCGCGGCCCGGACCATCGCCGCCGAAACCGAAACCGGCCTCTGGTTGGGACTGCAAAGCTCCGGAACCATCGCCGGCCGCCGCTACATCCTGCCGGGCAAGGAAGCCACTCAAATCTACCAGCGCTATCTCAAGAGTTTCGAACATCCCATTCCGGAGCAGTTCAACTTCAAGCGCAGCACGAGCTCGCGCTCCAGCCGCTGAATCGACATGCCGATGCCGCCGCTCGCGTCTTGTTCGCTCCACGGGGTCCGCCGGCAGCGCGGCGCCATCAGCCTCCTGGCGGCGCTGGTGCTGGTGCTGGCGGCCTTGTTTACGGCGCTGGCGCTGGACACCGGGCGTCTCTTTCTGGAAAAGCGGAAATTGCAGAAGATCGCCGATCTCGCTGCTCTCGACGCCGCTCAGGCCATGGCTTGCGCCAACGACAAGAGTTCCGCGGCGTTCGCTGCGGCCCAGGCGAGCGCACTGCAAAACGGTTATGCGGGAAATCTTCCCGCGGAAAGCGGGGTGAAGCTCGGCACCGTAAACTCCGCGCAAGGTCTGCGCGCATTTGCGGAAAGCGTGGCGGCCAACGCCTATGCGGTCCAGGTCGAGACCCGGAGTATCGTACCTGCCAGTCTGGTGGTCGGGGGCTGGCTGGGCGGGGAGAAGGTCACCCTGAAAGCCAGAGCGGTGGGGCGAAGCGACTCGTTTGCCGGAATCAGCGCCGGCAGTTTTCTCGCCCGCCTGGATCCGGTCGGCCTGAACCTGCTGCTGAGCGGACTGCTCGGCACTAGCGTGAATCTCGATCTGGTGAGTTATCAGGGCATCGCGGCCGTGGACTTGAGCTTGCTGGATTTGATCAAGGCGCAAGGCACGGTGGGATCGGTGAATGAATTGCTCGCTTTGCAGATGAGCATCGGCGAGTTCTTCGGGCTCATGGCGTCAGCGCTGAGCAACAAAGGCGACGCCGCTACGGCGGGTTACCTTTCGGTTCTCGCCGCGGGCTCGACCGACACGTTTACGCTGGCGCTCGGCGATCTGCTCCGGGTGACGACCGAGGACCCCGAAGCGGCGGCCGAAGCCAAGGTCAATGTACTCGATCTTGTGCTGCTCGGGGCCGAGGTCGCCAACGGCAAGAACGCCATCGCGATACCGTCCGCCGGAATCAGCGTTCCGGGGGGCGCGGAGATCGGTTTGAGCTTGTGGGTGATAGAGCCGCCGCAGATTGCCATAGGCCCGCCTGGACAGGACGAGTACGGAAACTGGAAAACCCGGGTGCAAACCGCCCAGATTCGGCTGGCCGTCGATGTGGCCCTACTTCCCGATCCGGTGGGCATACCCGGAATATTGACGATTCAAC containing:
- a CDS encoding pilus assembly protein TadG-related protein, with amino-acid sequence MPMPPLASCSLHGVRRQRGAISLLAALVLVLAALFTALALDTGRLFLEKRKLQKIADLAALDAAQAMACANDKSSAAFAAAQASALQNGYAGNLPAESGVKLGTVNSAQGLRAFAESVAANAYAVQVETRSIVPASLVVGGWLGGEKVTLKARAVGRSDSFAGISAGSFLARLDPVGLNLLLSGLLGTSVNLDLVSYQGIAAVDLSLLDLIKAQGTVGSVNELLALQMSIGEFFGLMASALSNKGDAATAGYLSVLAAGSTDTFTLALGDLLRVTTEDPEAAAEAKVNVLDLVLLGAEVANGKNAIAIPSAGISVPGGAEIGLSLWVIEPPQIAIGPPGQDEYGNWKTRVQTAQIRLAVDVALLPDPVGIPGILTIQLADLQLAVDAAKTSAWLESIGCPTLGDLDGSATVGSQPGLVDIAIGKLDANGEITGPANVATVEILGLLGGTKIQVGVSAEADLTSDPLATHFDGPFPQTETVGTSLDQALNNALASLANSLNLEVTVGSLNLSLLNQIIGLLKPLLSSVITALGNVLLTPLLEALGVNVGGADLGVFTVRVARPTLVV
- a CDS encoding DUF3613 domain-containing protein gives rise to the protein MRCILFAFPVLAALRATSAVADSAPVEIYPLETPSAEPSAARTIAAETETGLWLGLQSSGTIAGRRYILPGKEATQIYQRYLKSFEHPIPEQFNFKRSTSSRSSR
- a CDS encoding tetratricopeptide repeat protein translates to MRWVRTPGLAAGAVLIAGCNLLPRVSAPDNFGGFAPAAAEAARGEAPFTPPTACGGNLSPEQRMYLELVQEMVKQGQNYAALAHLDQLEKKASPAPQNVYLRAEALRGIGQPEPAGKLYRSLLDGCMAGHSLHGLGLLAADAGHWAEAHDYLLRASRERPASADVHNDLGMVLLLTGRRNDARREFLTAAELDRKNPLPVENLIVLLLLEGDPREAKRLAEHRKLTDKDVERLGERARRLAERTNTGGAAASLSSSPLE